TCCCACGGAGACCTTTTACGGTCTTGCGGTGGATCCCTTTTCGGAGCTTGCGGTGAAACGCCTTTACGAGGTCAAGCGGCGCCGGCGGGACAAGCCCGTGCTCCTACTTGTCGGGGATGCCGGCGAGGTGGAAAGGTTTGCGGCCGAGGTCCCGGAGGCGGCCAGGGAGTTGATGGCCAGGTTCTGGCCGGGTCCCCTCACGCTGGTCTTTCGGGCCCGGCCGGAGGTGCCTCCTTGGGTGACCGCGGAGACCGGCACCGTGGCCCTCAGGGTCTCCTCGCATCCCCTGGCCCGGGAGATACCCCGTCTTTTCGGGACCGCCGTCACCGGAACCAGCGCCAACCTTTCCGAGGAACCCCCGGCCCGCACCGCCGAGGAGGTGGCCCATTACTTCCCGGACATAGATCTCGTGCTCGACGGCGGCCCCACTCCGGGACGAAAACCCTCCACCCTGGTCTCGGTGGTCTCCGGCAAACCCGAGCTCCTGCGACCGGGCGAGATCCCCTGGGAAACCATTGAAAAGGTGTTAGAATCTTAACCATGAAGATCGCCTTTTGTGGCAAGGGCGGGGTGGGCAAAAGCACGATTGCGGCCCTGTTGTGTGCGGGGCTGCGGGAGGAGGGTTATCAGGTCCTGGCCATCGACGCCGATCCCAGCCCGCACCTGGGTCGGCTCCTGGGTTTTGAGGATTCGGAGAAGCTGACCCCCCTTTCCGAGATGCGGGATCTTCTGGCCGAGCGGGCCCAGAAGCAGGGCCCCTATTACACCCTGAATCCCCGCATCGAAGACCTCCCCGAAAGGTTCATGCTCACCCGGGACGGGCTTCGACTCATGGTGCTGGGGGCCATTAGGGAGGCCGGTGGGGGCTGTGCCTGCCCGGAACAGACCGTCCTGCGCCGTCTTCTCTCTCACCTGATCCTTACCGCCCGGGAGGCCGTGGTGGTGGACATGGAGGCCGGG
The window above is part of the Thermosulfurimonas sp. F29 genome. Proteins encoded here:
- a CDS encoding L-threonylcarbamoyladenylate synthase; protein product: MRILRAEEEEALSEALRVLSEGGVVALPTETFYGLAVDPFSELAVKRLYEVKRRRRDKPVLLLVGDAGEVERFAAEVPEAARELMARFWPGPLTLVFRARPEVPPWVTAETGTVALRVSSHPLAREIPRLFGTAVTGTSANLSEEPPARTAEEVAHYFPDIDLVLDGGPTPGRKPSTLVSVVSGKPELLRPGEIPWETIEKVLES
- a CDS encoding P-loop NTPase, translated to MKIAFCGKGGVGKSTIAALLCAGLREEGYQVLAIDADPSPHLGRLLGFEDSEKLTPLSEMRDLLAERAQKQGPYYTLNPRIEDLPERFMLTRDGLRLMVLGAIREAGGGCACPEQTVLRRLLSHLILTAREAVVVDMEAGVEHFGRATVVPMDFILVVTQPYRGSLETARQILRLARELRMERVFVVGNAVRNEEDEAFIAESLGVKPVISFPEDEEVLRAERQGRSLLEVRGPCRERARELVRYLKTHGA